CCGTCGGCGCAGTCGAGGAAGTCGCGCCAGGTGGCCATGGCGCCGTCGACGTCGCCTTGGCGGAGGCGTACGCCTCCGAGGTCGGCGAGGACGATGGCGCGGGTGCGGCGGCGGTCGAGGCCGTGGATGTCGAGGGCGAGGTGTAGGTGTTCCTCGGCGGCGTCGAGGTCGCCGAGGCGGGAGAGGATCATGCCGGATTCGTGGGCCCAGCGGCCCGGGGAGTAGTGGGCGGCCCAGGAGTCGCCGGCTGCGGCGGTCGGCTTGCCGATGGCGGTTTCGGACAGGGCGAGGTGCTTGGTCGCCATGCGGCGGTCGTCGTCCTGGGCGGCGGCGTTGGCGAGGGTGGCCTCGTAGTAGGCGACGGCCCGCGGGTTGTCGAGGCGGTGACCGTACTCCACGCAGGCTTCGCCGAGCTGGACGGCTTCGGCGCGATAGCCGAGATCGACGCACTGCACGGCGAGGCCGCGGAGAGCCGTCGCAGACAGTTCCGGATCGCCGGCCTCCGCCGCCAGGCGGAAGGAGTGGGCGTAGTAGCGCTGGGCGAGGCCGCGCAGCTCTGGGGTGTCGCCCTCGTCCTGCGCCATCCAGCCGGCGAGGTGGACGAGCTGGGAGGTCGCGGCGAACAGGTCGCGGCCGGTGGCTTCGGTGAACTGACCCTCCAGCCAGGGGGCGACGTCTTGGGTGAGGTAGCGGACGGCCAGGTGGCGGGCGTGCCCGCCGCCGAGTTCGGAGGCGGAGTCGCCGAGAGCCTTGACCATGTGGCGTACGGCGGCCACCTCGCCCTGACCGACGCGGACCGCTCCGGGAAGGGCGGTCTTGGTTCGGCGGGTGATGCTGTCCATGTCGGGCAGCCCGAGTGCGGACAGCGCGTATCCGCTGGAGGCGAGGATGAACTCCCGGCGTTCCACGTCGCTCCTTCCCAGGTGCAGGACTGATGCAACGGTATCTGTGTGGGGTGCCGCAGGCATGGGCTCCAGGAGGTTGATCGCCTTGGGATCCAGTGCCAGCACCTGCGCGATATAGGGCCACCAGTGGC
The DNA window shown above is from Streptomyces sp. Alt3 and carries:
- a CDS encoding tetratricopeptide repeat protein encodes the protein MPKNPAVAELIKRACQERGWGPSELARALGLAECGDPRRLQRQHARRWIEGERTPGHWWPYIAQVLALDPKAINLLEPMPAAPHTDTVASVLHLGRSDVERREFILASSGYALSALGLPDMDSITRRTKTALPGAVRVGQGEVAAVRHMVKALGDSASELGGGHARHLAVRYLTQDVAPWLEGQFTEATGRDLFAATSQLVHLAGWMAQDEGDTPELRGLAQRYYAHSFRLAAEAGDPELSATALRGLAVQCVDLGYRAEAVQLGEACVEYGHRLDNPRAVAYYEATLANAAAQDDDRRMATKHLALSETAIGKPTAAAGDSWAAHYSPGRWAHESGMILSRLGDLDAAEEHLHLALDIHGLDRRRTRAIVLADLGGVRLRQGDVDGAMATWRDFLDCADGIRSVKVQAALQDMRVRLRRYGGVPEAQELRERAARVTG